The Procambarus clarkii isolate CNS0578487 chromosome 56, FALCON_Pclarkii_2.0, whole genome shotgun sequence genome includes a region encoding these proteins:
- the LOC123770778 gene encoding uncharacterized protein isoform X4, with protein MALHHGMKQFDLEELLTLSVGAPMLLAWAVIAYLGLRLESNYFFTVAVMLSPGHVAFILLALTQTALSKEENLIAECRYAASAGSLIVHIVLIYLMVRCYRNFGLGLKEKVYPRQTTTTGVQSSLVQ; from the exons ATGGCACTTCACCATGGCATGAAGCAGTTTGATCTGGAGGAGTTGTTAACCCTAAGTGTAGGTGCTCCAATGCTGTTAGCCTGGGCAGTCATTGCATACCTGGGG TTACGTCTAGAGAGTAACTACTTCTTCACAGTTGCAGTGATGTTGAGTCCGGGCCATGTAGCATTTATTTTGCTTGCTCTAACGCAG ACTGCACTCAGCAAAGAAGAAAACCTCATCGCTGAGTGCCGGTATGCTGCCAGCGCAGGAAGTCTAATTGTACACATAGTCTTGATTTACCTCATGGTCCGATGTTATCGAAACTTTGGATTAGGACTAAAAGAAAAAG TATACCCGCGgcagaccaccaccactggagtGCAAAGCAGTCTGGTTCAGTAA
- the LOC123770778 gene encoding uncharacterized protein isoform X3 — protein sequence MGSVIIMALHHGMKQFDLEELLTLSVGAPMLLAWAVIAYLGLRLESNYFFTVAVMLSPGHVAFILLALTQTALSKEENLIAECRYAASAGSLIVHIVLIYLMVRCYRNFGLGLKEKVYPRQTTTTGVQSSLVQ from the exons ATG GGCAGTGTAATCATCATGGCACTTCACCATGGCATGAAGCAGTTTGATCTGGAGGAGTTGTTAACCCTAAGTGTAGGTGCTCCAATGCTGTTAGCCTGGGCAGTCATTGCATACCTGGGG TTACGTCTAGAGAGTAACTACTTCTTCACAGTTGCAGTGATGTTGAGTCCGGGCCATGTAGCATTTATTTTGCTTGCTCTAACGCAG ACTGCACTCAGCAAAGAAGAAAACCTCATCGCTGAGTGCCGGTATGCTGCCAGCGCAGGAAGTCTAATTGTACACATAGTCTTGATTTACCTCATGGTCCGATGTTATCGAAACTTTGGATTAGGACTAAAAGAAAAAG TATACCCGCGgcagaccaccaccactggagtGCAAAGCAGTCTGGTTCAGTAA